A genomic stretch from Mycobacterium malmoense includes:
- a CDS encoding NYN domain-containing protein, translating into MSETLAVYVDGFNLYYGLHEVSGRRHLWLDLVALASQSDYLAALTDQNPGLIDIINGRYQAKPKACRRCNHSWTEYEEKETDVNIAAHLVADAALKMSDAALIVSADSDLAPAVRVARTMNPNLFIAAVFPPRRFSSELQALMPASFHLGVQRIKRSQLPQMVFDATGRRTWTRPSKWR; encoded by the coding sequence TTGTCTGAAACGTTGGCCGTTTACGTCGACGGGTTCAACCTTTACTACGGACTGCACGAGGTGTCGGGCCGTAGGCATCTATGGCTGGATCTCGTCGCCTTGGCAAGTCAGAGCGATTATCTCGCCGCACTGACAGACCAGAACCCTGGTCTGATCGACATCATCAACGGCCGCTACCAAGCGAAGCCAAAGGCGTGTCGTCGCTGCAACCACTCCTGGACCGAATACGAGGAGAAGGAAACCGATGTAAACATCGCAGCGCATCTTGTCGCGGATGCGGCACTGAAGATGTCCGACGCAGCTTTGATCGTCTCAGCCGACAGCGATCTGGCACCCGCAGTACGCGTCGCCCGCACGATGAATCCCAACCTGTTTATCGCCGCAGTCTTTCCGCCGAGACGCTTTTCCAGCGAACTCCAGGCGCTCATGCCGGCGTCGTTCCACTTGGGGGTTCAGCGAATCAAGCGCAGTCAGTTGCCCCAGATGGTGTTCGACGCCACGGGGCGGCGGACATGGACGCGACCCTCGAAATGGCGCTAG
- a CDS encoding NAD(P)/FAD-dependent oxidoreductase translates to MTEPATPRTHVVVVGGGYAGTLAANHLRQNPDVDITVVNSRPVFVERIRLHQLVADTGAATADYATLLGDGIRLIVDTVDRIDATDRRILLGSGREVDYDYLIYAVGSTGAMPLTVPGAGEYAYSVADLESAQRLRYALADLALTAPITVVGGGLTGIETASELAERDRRVTLVCGGALGPSLSNRGRRSVTKRLRKLGVDVLETVAASEVRWDAVLLTDGAVLPSAVTVWTAGFAVPDLAARSGFRTDALGRLLTDETLTSIDDQRVVAAGDAAAPSGQPLRMSCQAAGPLGAQAANTVLSRIAGSAPAVLNQAFVGQCISLGRSRAAFQLAHTDDTPVNVVVGGRFAASIKEAVCKGTLWAIRREATKPGSYFWLKGGTRPARLAIDEPVALQ, encoded by the coding sequence ATGACCGAGCCGGCCACCCCACGAACCCACGTCGTCGTTGTCGGCGGCGGATACGCCGGAACGCTGGCCGCCAATCACCTGCGGCAGAATCCGGACGTCGACATCACCGTGGTGAACTCCCGTCCAGTGTTCGTCGAACGAATCCGCTTGCACCAGTTGGTCGCCGACACCGGCGCCGCGACCGCCGATTACGCCACGCTGCTCGGCGACGGCATCCGGCTGATTGTCGACACGGTCGACCGCATCGACGCCACGGACCGGCGCATCCTGCTGGGCTCGGGTCGCGAGGTGGATTACGACTACCTGATCTATGCCGTCGGCAGTACCGGAGCGATGCCGTTGACGGTGCCCGGGGCGGGCGAATATGCCTACTCGGTGGCCGATCTGGAAAGCGCGCAGCGGCTGCGGTACGCGCTCGCCGACCTGGCGCTGACTGCGCCGATCACCGTGGTCGGCGGCGGACTGACCGGCATCGAAACGGCTTCCGAGCTGGCCGAGCGGGACCGCCGGGTGACCCTGGTCTGCGGCGGCGCCCTGGGGCCGTCGCTGAGCAACCGGGGCCGGCGTTCGGTGACCAAGCGGCTGCGCAAGCTCGGTGTAGACGTGTTGGAAACCGTTGCCGCAAGCGAGGTTCGCTGGGACGCGGTGTTGCTTACCGACGGTGCCGTGCTGCCCAGCGCGGTGACGGTGTGGACGGCCGGATTCGCCGTGCCGGATCTGGCCGCGCGCAGCGGTTTTCGCACCGACGCACTGGGCCGGCTGCTCACCGACGAAACATTGACCAGCATCGACGACCAACGCGTCGTCGCCGCGGGCGACGCCGCCGCGCCGTCGGGCCAGCCGTTGCGGATGAGCTGCCAGGCCGCAGGGCCGTTGGGCGCCCAAGCCGCCAACACGGTGCTGAGCCGCATCGCCGGAAGCGCGCCCGCGGTGCTGAACCAGGCGTTCGTCGGGCAGTGCATCAGCCTGGGCCGCTCGCGCGCCGCATTCCAGCTCGCCCACACCGATGACACCCCGGTGAACGTGGTCGTCGGAGGCCGGTTCGCGGCCTCCATCAAGGAGGCGGTGTGCAAGGGCACGCTGTGGGCCATCCGGCGCGAGGCCACCAAACCCGGTTCCTACTTCTGGCTCAAGGGCGGCACGCGGCCCGCACGGTTGGCGATCGACGAGCCGGTCGCGCTCCAATGA